Proteins encoded in a region of the Arvicanthis niloticus isolate mArvNil1 chromosome 16, mArvNil1.pat.X, whole genome shotgun sequence genome:
- the LOC117721378 gene encoding endogenous retrovirus group K member 7 Pro protein-like codes for MDQRPLVELQVNGKAILGLLDTGADRSIVALKDWPKGWPVQSSSQTLQGLGYAKTPDMSARELPWKDHEGHGGRFQPYVLELPVSLWGRDLLKDMNYCLTNEGYSLPSQRMMQDMGWYPSKGLGKHLQGRTQPIENVPRNDRKGLGFS; via the coding sequence ATGGATCAACGCCCTTTAGTGGAGCTTCAGGTAAATGGCAAGGCAATCTTAGGATTGCTGGATACTGGAGCGGACCGCAGCATTGTGGCCTTAAAGGATTGGCCTAAAGGCTGGCCTGTTCAATCATCCTCACAAACATTGCAAGGGTTAGGTTATGCCAAGACCCCGGACATGAGTGCAAGAGAGCTCCCTTGGAAAGATCACGAAGGACATGGAGGCCGTTTTCAGCCTTATGTGTTGGAACTGCCTGTCAGCCTttggggaagagatcttttgaAAGACATGAATTATTGCCTTACTAATGAAGGGTATTCCTTGCCTTCTCAAAGGATGATGCAGGACATGGGGTGGTATCCCTCTAAGGGCTTAGGAAAACATCTGCAAGGGAGAACACAGCCAATAGAAAATGTCCCAAGGAATGATAGAAagggcctgggtttttcctag